One window of Stenotrophomonas indicatrix genomic DNA carries:
- a CDS encoding aspartyl/asparaginyl beta-hydroxylase domain-containing protein, with product MIKIVLAALFVSCVLYIHFRGKVRARWSRQLLDHSSFMAPINVVMYMFSKVPTTPFLDPGKEFPQLEPLRQNWQMIRDEALALRDAQAIAASSTFNDAGFNSFFRRGWKRFYLKWYGPSHPSAKAMCPKTTALLESLPDVRAAMFAQLPSGSELRPHRDPFAGSLRLHLGLATPNNDACYIEVDGIKKSWRDGEWMMFDETYIHHAHNETPEDRVILFCDIARPLRFGLPGLFNRLVASTLLAGGASPNLPGDPTGGVNKAFGSVYKVRLKAKALRERSVVAYQVIKWGLVVAVIAGIWAL from the coding sequence ATCATCAAAATCGTACTTGCGGCGCTGTTCGTGTCCTGCGTGCTGTACATCCACTTCCGTGGCAAGGTCCGTGCGCGCTGGTCGCGCCAGCTGCTGGACCACTCCAGCTTCATGGCCCCGATCAACGTGGTCATGTACATGTTCTCCAAGGTGCCGACCACGCCGTTCCTGGACCCGGGCAAGGAGTTCCCGCAGCTGGAGCCGCTGCGGCAGAACTGGCAGATGATCCGCGACGAGGCGCTGGCGCTGCGCGATGCGCAGGCGATCGCTGCCTCCAGCACGTTCAACGATGCCGGCTTCAATTCGTTCTTCCGCCGCGGCTGGAAGCGCTTCTACCTGAAGTGGTACGGCCCCTCGCACCCGTCGGCCAAGGCGATGTGCCCCAAGACCACCGCGCTGCTGGAATCGCTGCCGGACGTGCGCGCGGCGATGTTCGCGCAGCTGCCGTCGGGCAGCGAGCTGCGCCCGCACCGCGACCCATTCGCCGGTTCGCTGCGCCTGCACCTGGGCCTGGCCACGCCCAACAACGATGCCTGCTACATCGAAGTGGACGGCATCAAGAAGAGCTGGCGCGACGGTGAGTGGATGATGTTCGACGAAACCTACATCCACCATGCGCACAACGAGACGCCCGAAGACCGGGTGATCCTGTTCTGCGATATCGCCCGCCCGCTGCGCTTCGGCCTGCCGGGCCTGTTCAACCGCCTGGTGGCGTCCACGCTGCTGGCCGGTGGCGCCTCGCCGAACCTGCCGGGCGACCCGACCGGTGGCGTCAACAAGGCCTTCGGCAGCGTGTACAAGGTGCGGCTGAAGGCCAAGGCGCTGCGCGAGCGCAGCGTGGTGGCCTATCAGGTAATCAAGTGGGGCCTGGTGGTGGCGGTGATCGCGGGTATCTGGGCGCTCTGA
- a CDS encoding RIO1 family regulatory kinase/ATPase produces MIPSITPSPSCGDDAVAPQLLKRGERFLAPDVYRTCLDGRPAVVKDYSRYRGTPVSPIARLMVRREARMLERLGGWKHAPALLGTLGGLALGMEFIPGQTLSTAQAVGNEVFEQLQHAITRLHAAGITHNDLHGTNVVVSAGVPVLLDFTSAWRVPRWLRRNPLSRQLSRSDMKNLLKMRQRVTGQAPSAAQAALVADPGWVAAVRQGWKRFYKWAKRR; encoded by the coding sequence ATGATCCCTTCCATTACCCCCTCCCCGTCCTGCGGCGATGACGCCGTGGCGCCGCAGCTGCTCAAGCGCGGCGAGCGTTTCCTCGCCCCTGATGTCTACCGCACCTGCCTGGACGGCCGTCCGGCGGTGGTGAAGGACTACTCCCGTTACCGTGGCACCCCGGTGTCGCCGATCGCCCGGCTGATGGTGCGCCGCGAGGCGCGCATGCTGGAGCGCCTGGGCGGCTGGAAGCACGCCCCGGCCCTGCTCGGCACCCTCGGTGGCCTGGCGCTCGGCATGGAATTCATCCCCGGCCAGACGCTCAGCACCGCGCAGGCCGTGGGCAATGAAGTGTTCGAACAGCTGCAGCACGCGATCACCCGCCTGCATGCGGCGGGCATCACCCACAACGACCTGCATGGCACCAACGTGGTGGTCAGCGCCGGCGTACCGGTGCTGCTGGACTTCACCTCGGCCTGGCGCGTACCGCGCTGGCTGCGCCGCAACCCGCTGAGCCGGCAGCTGAGCCGCAGCGACATGAAGAACCTGCTGAAGATGCGCCAGCGCGTGACCGGCCAGGCGCCGAGTGCTGCGCAGGCGGCGCTGGTGGCCGACCCCGGTTGGGTGGCGGCCGTGCGTCAAGGCTGGAAGCGGTTCTACAAGTGGGCCAAGCGCCGGTAG
- a CDS encoding P-II family nitrogen regulator, with the protein MKMVMAVIKPFKLDDVREALAERGVTGITVTEVKGFGRQKGHTELYRGAEYVVDFLPKVKLEVAVTDDQVEVVVEAVVKAAGTGKIGDGKVFVYDLGSVVRIRTGELDADAL; encoded by the coding sequence ATGAAGATGGTCATGGCGGTGATCAAGCCGTTCAAGCTCGACGACGTGCGCGAAGCGCTGGCCGAGCGCGGGGTCACCGGGATCACGGTGACGGAAGTGAAGGGCTTCGGTCGCCAGAAGGGCCATACCGAGCTGTACCGTGGCGCCGAGTACGTGGTCGACTTCCTGCCGAAGGTGAAGCTGGAAGTGGCGGTGACCGACGATCAGGTGGAGGTGGTGGTGGAAGCCGTCGTGAAGGCGGCGGGCACCGGCAAGATTGGCGACGGCAAGGTGTTCGTGTACGACCTGGGCAGCGTGGTGCGTATTCGTACCGGTGAGCTGGACGCGGACGCGTTGTAA
- a CDS encoding accessory factor UbiK family protein produces MIDLNQIDDLARRLSDLVPPGLRESREELQATFKSALQAGLTKLDLVTREEFEVQRAVLLKTREKLDALETAVRELEGRGKAE; encoded by the coding sequence ATGATCGACCTGAACCAAATCGATGACCTCGCCCGTCGCCTCAGCGACCTGGTGCCGCCGGGCCTGCGCGAATCACGCGAGGAACTGCAGGCCACCTTCAAGAGCGCGCTGCAGGCAGGGCTCACGAAGCTGGACCTGGTGACCCGCGAGGAATTTGAAGTACAGCGTGCGGTGTTGTTGAAGACCCGCGAGAAGCTGGATGCGCTGGAAACAGCGGTGCGCGAGCTGGAAGGCCGCGGCAAGGCAGAATGA
- the arr gene encoding NAD(+)--rifampin ADP-ribosyltransferase, whose protein sequence is MAQDTEWTPVSHDTCDQVAGPFYHGTRADLAVGELLSAGFRSNYRDSVVMNHIYFTTIAKGAGLAAEMARGEGRPRVYVVEPNGPFEDDPNVTNKKFPGNPTRSYRSAEPLLVVGEIVEWELYDAEFVRQLKAFVASGSGEIIN, encoded by the coding sequence ATGGCACAGGACACCGAATGGACACCCGTTTCGCATGACACCTGCGACCAGGTTGCCGGGCCGTTCTATCACGGCACCCGCGCTGACCTCGCGGTGGGCGAGTTATTGAGCGCGGGATTCCGGTCCAACTATCGCGACAGCGTGGTGATGAACCACATCTACTTCACCACCATTGCCAAGGGCGCCGGGCTGGCTGCGGAGATGGCCCGGGGTGAGGGGCGACCGCGTGTGTATGTGGTGGAGCCGAACGGGCCGTTCGAGGACGATCCGAATGTGACCAACAAGAAATTTCCTGGGAATCCGACGCGGTCGTATCGGAGTGCGGAGCCGTTGCTGGTGGTTGGGGAGATTGTGGAGTGGGAGCTCTATGACGCGGAGTTCGTTCGGCAGTTGAAGGCGTTTGTTGCTTCGGGGAGTGGGGAGATCATTAATTGA
- a CDS encoding DUF4279 domain-containing protein, which yields MAAFDHSLVTLRFFGDDLLPEEVSALLGATPTASHHKGQELKGSQSGAVRIARFGSWRLSAARREPEDLEAQIFEILDQLTGDLAVWQSLARFRPDLFCGLFMGSSNDGVSLSPRALLALGQRGIELGLDIYDADEEACNAPCPEAIN from the coding sequence ATGGCAGCATTCGATCATTCCTTGGTGACCCTCCGATTCTTCGGAGACGACCTCCTGCCCGAAGAAGTCAGTGCCTTGCTCGGGGCGACTCCGACCGCTTCACATCACAAGGGCCAGGAACTCAAAGGCAGCCAATCAGGCGCCGTGCGTATCGCCAGGTTCGGAAGCTGGCGACTCAGTGCGGCTCGGCGTGAGCCTGAAGATCTGGAAGCGCAGATCTTCGAGATCCTCGATCAACTCACCGGCGATCTCGCCGTGTGGCAGTCATTGGCACGCTTCCGGCCTGACCTGTTCTGCGGCCTCTTCATGGGCAGCAGCAACGATGGTGTCTCGCTTTCGCCCCGCGCGCTGCTTGCCCTGGGGCAGCGCGGCATCGAGCTCGGGTTGGACATCTACGATGCCGATGAGGAAGCGTGCAATGCTCCCTGCCCAGAGGCCATCAATTAA
- a CDS encoding transporter, which translates to MSRTTDGKQQQRDAQWSNVSKLFWPAMVMSAAMAACAEVLHRTSAYPQAVFASVHADTRTWLYVALMYLFLIPALFLRMRRLLSGYPVPWNPPGRRWLLGLFSLILCSGMMILPVIVLVMGEDAAGRGRGLYRLFTGSLLGTFLVGGVLAYAAAMSAWLLLFATPRLLFPRAPSR; encoded by the coding sequence ATGTCTAGAACGACCGACGGAAAGCAGCAACAGCGTGATGCACAGTGGTCCAACGTATCGAAGCTGTTCTGGCCTGCAATGGTCATGAGTGCTGCCATGGCGGCTTGCGCGGAGGTGCTCCACCGAACAAGCGCCTATCCCCAGGCGGTCTTCGCCTCCGTCCATGCCGACACCCGCACCTGGTTGTATGTGGCGCTGATGTACTTGTTCTTGATTCCAGCATTGTTTCTCCGGATGCGACGACTGCTGTCGGGCTACCCAGTGCCTTGGAACCCACCCGGAAGGCGCTGGCTGCTGGGTCTCTTCTCGCTCATCCTCTGCAGCGGAATGATGATCCTCCCAGTGATCGTACTCGTCATGGGAGAAGACGCTGCGGGCCGGGGCCGCGGCTTGTACCGACTATTCACCGGAAGCCTGCTCGGCACCTTCCTGGTGGGTGGTGTACTTGCGTATGCGGCTGCCATGAGTGCGTGGCTGCTTCTGTTCGCAACCCCCAGGTTGCTGTTCCCGCGGGCACCCTCTCGCTAG
- a CDS encoding cold-shock protein: MKKHGLAAAAVCIVVIGAVWAEWPEPAGEQVWAYQKLRPADYRLLHSDALGFVTVKADEGFELHTRYAGVTSFEIRCKGVLVMDVENAPSRVLIRMPADALWRAPDIERLRLSFERWLDLHQSQGQLLVEGAGPSWLEARFGRFEGAVPDQQRCLFEDPGRGWQVSP, translated from the coding sequence ATTAAGAAACACGGCCTTGCCGCTGCGGCGGTGTGCATCGTGGTGATCGGCGCGGTATGGGCGGAGTGGCCGGAGCCAGCGGGCGAACAGGTGTGGGCCTACCAGAAACTGCGCCCGGCCGATTACCGGCTGCTGCACAGTGATGCACTCGGCTTCGTGACCGTCAAAGCGGATGAGGGCTTTGAACTGCACACGCGCTATGCAGGGGTGACGTCCTTCGAGATCCGGTGCAAGGGCGTTCTGGTGATGGACGTGGAGAACGCCCCTTCACGCGTGCTGATCCGGATGCCTGCCGATGCACTGTGGCGGGCGCCGGACATCGAACGCCTGCGTCTCAGTTTCGAACGCTGGTTGGATCTCCACCAGAGCCAGGGGCAGCTGTTGGTGGAAGGTGCTGGGCCATCGTGGCTTGAGGCGCGGTTTGGGCGCTTCGAAGGGGCAGTGCCTGATCAGCAGCGGTGTCTGTTTGAGGACCCGGGCCGCGGTTGGCAGGTTTCCCCCTGA
- a CDS encoding DUF1629 domain-containing protein, giving the protein MEAPVTESTPIEVSCEAASHKGEFFLIDAGLLGNGKVPGIEIANEEKLIDPGMNVVSRPDGTPDQYPERPHLVHVPEKGGMPRDLEELAGIWIVSEPLKQLLEQLDAEAFAFAACDFSLADGSLGPQYYLGNVLRRLDALDEASSRVRIKLDHNYQTGEDEKLYSLVGGASLVFKQDVVGDAHIFRQDRMGAPPICDRAMFDALSAANFSGVRLRDVADI; this is encoded by the coding sequence ATGGAAGCCCCCGTGACCGAATCGACCCCCATTGAAGTTTCATGCGAAGCCGCATCTCACAAGGGCGAATTCTTCCTGATCGACGCCGGCCTCCTGGGCAATGGCAAGGTTCCCGGCATAGAAATCGCCAACGAAGAGAAGCTGATCGACCCTGGGATGAATGTCGTCTCGCGTCCTGACGGAACGCCAGACCAGTATCCGGAGCGTCCCCACCTGGTTCATGTACCGGAAAAGGGCGGAATGCCACGCGACCTGGAAGAGCTCGCTGGCATATGGATTGTGTCGGAGCCGTTGAAGCAGCTGCTTGAGCAGTTGGACGCCGAGGCGTTTGCATTTGCGGCCTGCGACTTCAGCCTTGCTGACGGCAGCCTCGGCCCTCAGTACTACCTGGGCAATGTGCTGCGCAGGCTCGATGCCCTGGATGAAGCCTCTTCCCGCGTGAGGATCAAGCTCGACCACAATTATCAGACCGGCGAGGACGAGAAACTTTACAGCCTCGTCGGCGGAGCGAGCCTGGTGTTCAAACAGGATGTTGTGGGAGATGCCCATATCTTCCGCCAGGATCGCATGGGAGCACCTCCCATCTGCGACCGCGCGATGTTTGATGCTTTGAGTGCAGCCAACTTCTCCGGCGTACGGCTGCGCGATGTAGCCGATATTTAA